From the Acomys russatus chromosome 8, mAcoRus1.1, whole genome shotgun sequence genome, the window tctctctctctctctctctctctctctctctctcctcccctcatctctctctcttgctaGCCTGGCCACCTGCTGGGACAAGATAGGGTGAGAGGCTGGATCTTGGTGAGGACTCCCCACTGCTGCCCTCAAGGTCTTCATAAAACAAGGCAGGCAGGCGTGTATGTGTCAGCTCTCAACTCAGGATTTCCAGGCAGGTCTAAGCATAGCACCCTAAAAGGGTGAAGGGAAAGACAGTTATTTTGTGGCATTCATACTGGCTAGACACTGAGACTTTAAAGAcactataaagaaaaacagagtgtCTGAAAGCAACCCCATTTCCTTCACTcttgaattattaaaaataaaaagggtatATCTGTAACAGAGATTGTTACTCAAGAACAGAAAGGATCTACTGATATGTGCGACCACACAGATGTGTTCCTAAGTGTCTgtgaggaagaagccaggcacaaaCTGCTACACTGCTCGATCCCACTTAGGACATTGGGAGACAGTGACCCAAGGGAAAGACAGTGGCTCCAGCCCAGGAGGGGTATGTCAGGACAGACTTCAGGCAGAGACATCTGAGGGGGGGGCAAGAGAGACAGTGTTCAATCTTGAATTTGTTGATGTTTACCCAAAGCATGTTTGTAATAAGCCATTTTATACAGACGCTTTCAAAAATGGGTTGTAGGATGCTTGAAGGGTGTCTCAGTGAACTTACCCTCCCAAGCAACTGGCCAGAACGTCCTTGACTCCTAGGCAAAGCTGGCAACTTTCTCCCTGACCCCACCCTCCCATAGTCACTAGCTCCAGGCTGTTCCTGCAGAAGCTGCCTGTGTCGGGGAGTAGAATAGCCCACCCCAGACATTTCCCTGGCATATTTTGAGTTGGCTAGTCTGCAACTCTGTAGACCTGAGAATGACTctgaaagctattttttttttttaaacaagaaagccagtatctttctttctttgttagtaACTGACCAgggtgtttctgtttcctccctctctgcctgagaGAAACTTTGAACAGGAAGACGAACGAGGTGggccttgggggcggggggggggggggggaagggtgtcTGACACATAAGCAGAGATTACAGCATGTGCCTGTTGCCTGGGGGACCTCATGTGGCTGAGGCAACACTTACTAGGCACATCCTGCCTAACTTCCGGTCTCTATCCCTTTAAGCCAAATATTCCTACGCCTTAGGCATGCTTTGAAATGTCTGTCCTTTTCCTGGTACCTGCCTATGGTAAATTTCCTCCATAGACTATCAAATAAATCTTCAGAGGGGAAAGGCATAATCCGCTCTAATTCCTTATTTTACTTTACTCAgttgagctgggggtggggagaggggcacagcgtggggtgagggtggggctgttTTCCTGTCTTGGCTCATGATAGTACAGGACTCCTTGCGAGCAAAGGGTCCTTCTTTCCAGGACctaaaggacagagacagacatctGGACATCTGATATGACAAGTCTGAGGGGACACCAAGCTCTGGCACTCTGGAACTGTCCTCTTGATTACCATCCCCccttgctcctcctcccccaacgaggcagggtttctctgggaggccttggctgtcctggactcactctgtagaccaggctggccttgaactcacagagatctgcctgagtgctgggattacagccctgtGCTGTGGCACCCGGCTCTGTTCTCTCGCTTTTATAGCTCCTTGATACAATGAGAGTTTTAGGAGTGTTGAATTTTTTGTTCAAATTTTAAGTGTTACCTTTTAAAGGGTCCTATAGGCAGTCATTTCAAAGTAAGTATTTTCTCCtacttttcttgttttccaattataagatttcttttcatagattagattttttttttttttgaaaagaggaTACACCCCAAAAGCCAGGCCATCGAGGCCTTTCTTTGTTGGACATATCTGATGTGTTTCTTTATTAGAGAAGCATGTGACTAGAAACCAGACAAGTGGAGGTCAGTGGGCAGGAGGAGCCATAACACTAGTGACAATGGTTTGAGCTAATCAGTTTGTCTGTCCAGTACATGCTAACTCTCCTACGTCCCTCCACGCCAGCACCCCACTTCCCACGTGCATTCACTTACGTCACAAGGGTCATGACACGGAAGCATGACTGTGCATGTAAGAAACATGAGGCTAAACAGTTCTCTTCTTAAGAgtctcacacacagagaaacgttCGGCGCCGACACTGGGAACTTCCAAGGGCTCTTCTTGACTCTAGGGCCTAAGGGGTCTGAAGTTGCTCCTACAGGCACACATCAAATGGGGAACGTAGCTCTCGTGCTCTTCACAAAGTCACTGTGAGAGTCAAAACCCTGCATGTCGAGAGCATCACTGAGACCATGTAGATGAAGCTGTTGCCAAGGAGCCGTGAGACACTGAGTGGGCGGGAACATGTGGCAACCTCAGGACCACAAGAGTGCCTGGCCTGTAGAGGAACCTTCCGGGGCTCATCCACAATGCTGCCCCATAATCCCCCACAGGCAGCTCCCCTCCTGAGGCAGCTCccctcctggcttttttttttttttttttttttttttttgccaactcCTGCTCATAGGAACGTAGTTTGAAGCTCTGTCTTTCTGtacggggtggggcggggagggggctgcAGTACCAGCTCGGCTAGGGCCATCAGGCTTACTGTGAGCTTGGGCAAGCCAGCCAGTGTGTACTGGGAAACCATCCTGGTCAGCACTGCCATCAGGTCCCACCATTGTTCCGGTCCCATGGTTCAGTGCGCAGGCTGATGTGGCCGTTCCCGTGAACAATGGGGACAAATCCCTGCCCGCTGCAGACTTTACTCCCAAGAGGCAAATGCTGGCAGGATTTCCCCAGAAAGCTAGTCATTCCACAGTCATCCGACTGTGTTATGGCTGTCGGCGCACAAAGGGGGGCCGCAGGTACTGGGAAAACCGGACAAAATTAGAAAGAACTGACATGGGATCAAGGGGGTGGCTTCCGATCCTGGCAGGATAAAAACGAGGGAGATTAACTTGCCCTTTCTGTACAGGTGGCCCAAATACTTTCCTCTCTTCTACTTCTCTGGCCCCTCCTTCTCACCAGCGCCCCCTCCTTTCCGCTCTtgactcctcctcttccacctacAGTCCGGAAAGCATCTCATAGCATCACCAGCACGGTAGACGCTGAAGACCGACCTTGGGTTCTGAGTCCATTCTCTACTAAAGGGTCGCTCCTGTGACTGTCCTTCGGGGATCTCGCGTTCGGAAGGTTTCAGGTTTTAGGGCAGCCCCCTTTATTCAGTCCACGCCCCTTTGAGTTATAGGCAAGGCTAAGGCTTTTTCCTTATTGTCTCACCTAATAACAACACAGCTGCCTGTGTTGTGTTGAATATGAGGGTAACATGCAGGTCTGAAAACCTCCGACCTGTGTGAATCCTAGAGACAACCTTATCGACTTTGGACACTGCTGGGAGCTAGAACCAGGGAAGAGACTGAGGGGACAGGCAGGGGAAAGCCAGACCCCGCTGACAGTTAAATGTGACGTTTTTCGAGGCTATGGAATAAGTTAGAAGATTCTCACATTTGCCCCCAATTATGAAGCTTCTGCTAAAATTACAAACATGGACTGTGGATGTAGCTTGGTAGGTAacgtgcttgctgtgcaagcctgaaaacctgagtttgggtccccagaacccatgtaaaaaatcAGGTGGTTTGGGCAGcttacttgtaatctcagcatagaccatgttcatatatatatatataatatgaatatgcCAGAAGCTCATGGGAGCCTGATCTTTCATATCTATttctatatcatctatatctatatttatatacaatactatacacacacacatataatgttgagagagaatgaaagaggaTACTGGATCACAGTCTAGAACCCCctaagcatgcacatacatgtatatttacacCCCTATATATGAATACACATCTATATATGCACCCACATTTTGTACATGTCATATGCACATTTCTGAAAAAACATTATGGGATAAATCAGAAGGGTATAAAACTGGCTAAGTACATAAGAGAgtataaaagaaatgcaaacaagCAATAGATACTTAGTAGTAGGAAATAGCCTAAGTCGCAGCAGCCAATGCAGTCCAGTGGATCCTCACTATGTCAGAGCCTGTATTTGCAAGTTCTAACCCCTTGTCACTCTGTAAGCCTCAAGCCACTAATCATGGTGGGTTCGAGGCTACTTGTGAGAGTGAGCAAAGAAGAGCCAAGAGATTGGTGACCCAGTCGGAGTGGAACAAACCCATGGCTTTTTATCTCAGCTCTCACACATTGTTCCAGGCCCGCCCAGTGCCATGCTCTCTGTGTACCAACACGTTATCAAGTGTGCAAGGCACAAGAAAGCTGTGACAGACCATCCCAGAGAAAGTATGTACTCAATAACTGTTCATCCGCTGTGAGTCCTAGTGCCACTGGCTGTGAGTTCCATGTTACCAAATCAACAACATAGTCAAAGCGTCTTGAGACAGAAGCACACAAGGGAAGAGGGCTTGTGTTGTTCACTGACAAAAACACTGATGCCAGAGGATCACGGTAACCTGATCTTTCATCTTCTCTCAGAGCAGCAATTTAGCACTGAATGTCCATTCATTGTCTGTGGTACCTTTGTAATTACTGAAGATGCTGATTGCAAAGTGCACATATTACATGTCGTTATATATTGCCTCACTTGAATGCCCACAGAGTGGGAGCTATCCTTGTCCTGTGCAGAGAGAGTGGCAACTATCCATGTTAGAGTATGTGACTCCAAACTAATGGGTGTTGCTTGGAAGGATTTGATCCATTCGCAGAGAGGAATAGAACCCTAGCTTTTGTACCGGACTGCTGGTTCTCAGGAAAATGTAGACGATCCCATAGTAGAACTGGTAGACCGATAAGAGGTATCACTAAGTCTTATGGGTAGGTCAGAGTTAAGACAGCCGACTGGAAGCTGGAGGGGCAGCTGTCAACTTAGTGTGAGGCGGATATTGTGGTATTTGGAGCTCTCTGACAGGACAGATGAGCTTAGTATGCTGGTTCAAATGATAAATGTCCCTCATAGTTCAGGTGtttgaacacctggtccccagttggtgtcgctgtttgggtaggtttaggaggtgtggccttgctggaggaggtgtgtcactagcaGCAGGCTTTAAGACTTTAAAGATGCTAATATTTCTAGTTCACTCTCTCAGCTTTGTGACTGTGGTTCAAGGGCGTATTTTCAGCTTCCCTTTTCCATCACCATGTCCTTACTGTACCATCATGGagtctaaccctctggaactgtaagggCAAGGAgacccttccttctataaattgTCTTGATCGTGGTGacttatcacagcagcagaaaagtaattaagacactCAGTCAAAACAAAGGCTATCTAACCACCACCACACAcgccaaacccaaacccaaacccaaaagaaaaaagcacagtCATCTAGATGTAGTTTGCATGGGTCAGACCACAGGGAAGACACAAACTGCAATTGGCACACACCAAGAGAATAGTGGGAGCAAAGGAGTTGCTGAGCATGGAAACAATACTGTGAAGGGGGAACAGAGGCATCCGTAAGGCTTAGGGATGGAGGCCCAGATGGATAGAGCTAAGAGTGCCGACTATGGGTTAGAGGGGCAGATGCTGGCTTTGTGTAAGCAAGATTTTGTGGTTTCAGAGCTCTCTGACAGCCAACACTGAAAACTAGTGGTCCACGGGTCCATCCGTGGGAGACACAtgcttataattcttttttaaaacagtgcATTTAAATGTCTTCTGTGGGGCCCTCCCCTCCCGTTCCCTAAGCCTGCAGTGTCCCATGTGCTTATAGCTCCACGTCGTTTGTTATGACTTGCCTTACTTTTGCAATAGGGTGGCTGGATACAGCACATGCAGATAAGAATGAAGTCACGGTATCAGACGAATGATAATTTCTAGCCACCCCATACAGAACTtaggtcatatatatatatatatatatatatatatatatatatatatatatatatatatatatatatatatatatatattcagtgttTAGTAATACTATTCTGTACTTAGTCTGgcagtggaggggaggagaagtcCTTGACAATGCATGTTGAGGAAGAGGCCTCCAATATTTGAGACGTACCCAGAGTCTAATCTCAGAGGAATGCTTGGGATAGAAAAAGGCTAACATGGTTTTAGTATAGCTTGGCCTTTGCTTTCCTGTGACACTGTCTCAGAGGAAATAACTAAAAGTAGGGGGAGTAAGTTCAGGACCATCACCTCGCTGTTTGGAGTATGGTTGATGGGTGAGCGCCAGCCCTTGGTTCTAACAGCAGAGACGATGATCTCTACCCAAAACCATCTTGGATTTATGAGTGGAGGACAGAGCAGTTTTGATCTTTAGTATCAAATGCTTGTAAAATTCCCTTTAAGCTTGGGACGTCACAGCAGACTCTCTGAGACAGGACATGCACTGACAGGCCTGTTGTTTTATGGGCATTGTTTTACCTTTCAGCAGCCATCCTTGGCGTCTCTCAGACGGCACACAGCTGCCGTCACACTGCCGTCTTGTATTGCTGCCAGAATTGCTTTTCTGGTGGCTTGGAACACACAGCAGTGAACGGCCCAGGAACAGAGCCGTGGTTGCTAGGAGAGAAGCTATCACTAGCTTCCTGTTACcgtagcctcagtttccctagtggAACATGACTGATGTCCTTTGCAGAAGCTGCTCTTCTAAACACCACGTCAGGAGTCTTGGGTAGAGGCAAACTATTGGGTATTTTTCAGTGTCCTTTCTAGCCCCTGAGGAATTCTGTACGTTCAATGGAGAACACTTGGTTTGGGGCTCTTATAATGCAGAGGATGTTAGTTAGCTTCTTGCCAGTGTGGAAAGGTCCAGAACTGACAGTCCAGTCAACTCAGGGGCCATGGCCCTCTGCAGCTCACTGTCCAGTGCCCCGTCCTTTCTCCTCAGTGTTGCCTCCCTTGCTTTCACTCACTTTCTCAAAGTCCTCACTGacaacattctttttaaaaaagaaagatagcaaAGTGTTATCTTTGGTGAGTGGTATGCACTGGCATTTAGTGCTCTCATGTGCCATTTTGGGGGAAACTCCCTAGAGGACATGAGCTTTGCCACCTCTTTTAAAGATGATGCCTTCAGCATCTCCCCGAATTCTTGACTCCCGGTGATGCTGCGTCTGCATCAGGGCTAAGGGAGGCCTTGGGCTACCCAGAGCATCCAGAGTCTGTTCAGCTTCCTTTCAAATAGCATAGAATAGGAGCAAGTTGCAAGGTGTCCTTTTTACTGCAAACCCAAAACATCTGGATCTTAAGTGAGGAACATCAGGCTACAAGCAGTTCAGCTACTTGAAAATTATAGCTGTGGGGTTTCACTGCTTGTTCTCAGTAGGGATCCTGTCTCTGGAGAGAGCCTGCAGTGGaaccccaccctccccacttTTTACATCTTTCAGGGTCCCGCGCTCACATTGCACACAGGTCTCCAGCTATTATGAGTTGAACGGATGAGCTGGAAATGAAACAGTGGCCTCAGAAACATGCATGTTCTCAATAGAACTCTACTTTTATTTAACGTATGGtgaatgtggtacatttaaaaatctttaagtctcaattttcttatttgtaaagtGTAGACAGACCACTGCTCTTATGTGGTGGGTTCAGAAGAAACAAATCACTAGTATAGGCATTACATAACTGGCAGCTCTGATTATCTGGTTTTGGCTGAATTAatgcaaaacacaaacaaaaaaagagccaaTACTTGAAAGCGTGATTTTTCCTAACCACCAATGcattcttactttgttttgtacAAAAAGATCCAGACTGATTAGCTGAAAGATGAACTGTTTCGCGTAACTGCCCACTGTGATGGGTTCTAGATTGCTAGTCCCTAAAAGCGATTAAGAAGAGGCACTACAGTCAGCTGTGGGATGCATTccaattcttttatttatgatGCTTATTTGGACCACAAGCCAGCCAGCATTCAGCCCTCAGGGAGAACTCTATGGCCCCGTTCACGTCATCACTCTACAAGGCGGCGGAATGACTGGACCGAGGGGGATGCTGCACCCCAATCGATGGGCTTCCGGTACTCCCTCTTGTCCAGGAGATACTGTCTGCCACGGTAGCTGGGTAGCTCATAGAAAATCCAGGTGCCTTCTAGTACTTTACAGGAGTGGATCTCTCGCATGTGAAACTGCTCCATGATTGAAGGGCAGTCTTCCGTGGTTTCATACATCTGGCCGCTAAAGTCACCCTTTTCAAAGATCTGAATCTTATACTGGCCTCCACTGgactgaaaaacaacaacaataacgacaaaaagaaatgaacagcCGTTATTACAGAAATCATTTGCTCTTCTGGAACTCAGAGGATAGCTTGGTGCACAGCCTATCCTACTGAAAGGAGGGTCATCCGGGCTCCAGTCCCCGCCATGAAACACTGAAAAAGCTGACTTGTGTTAAGAAAAGTACAGTTTCTATAAACATCTATGAGGTCGAAAGAGTCATAGCACAATTAGTGTTAGTCTGCACTTGATCTCAGTCACAAGGTTGGGAAGTAACGCCATTGAGTCTAAAGATGAGGTAAACTGAAGACTTTTATTTCAGTGAACAAAACCTAGTACTTAGTACTATGCATGAAGCAGCAGAGAGAGACTTGGGAAAGggtgtgtggggagagggagctggagagagaactACATCAAAAACGACACCAGGCAGCTCATACCTAATCCACCCGGTTAattccagctctagaggatccaacgcgctttttttttttttttttggcctctgagagcacctgcGCATGCGTatacacacgtgcgcgcgcacgcgcacacacacacgcacgcacgcgcacgcgcgcgcacacacacacacacacacacacacacacacacacacacacacac encodes:
- the Crygs gene encoding gamma-crystallin S, with translation MSKTGAKISFYEDKNFQGRRYDCDCDCADFRSYLSRCNSIRVEGGTWAVYERPNFSGHMYILPQGEYPEYQRWMGLNDRLGSCRAVHLSSGGQYKIQIFEKGDFSGQMYETTEDCPSIMEQFHMREIHSCKVLEGTWIFYELPSYRGRQYLLDKREYRKPIDWGAASPSVQSFRRLVE